A single window of Leptolyngbya ohadii IS1 DNA harbors:
- a CDS encoding DUF2252 domain-containing protein: MRISPNLSPNNSFDDRLSPPSQSSYLSITERIAAGKALRQQVKRSVHAEYCPPSDPPGAAARSGRDPVAVLEAQAKTRIPGLVPIRYARMLTSPFAFLRGGAAIFIQDIASAPTTGIQVQACGDLHVSNFGLFASAERNLVFGINDFDETYPGAWEWDLKRLVASAVVAGRHLGGDRATCENAVRATVRSYRRHLQDYAEMSYLDLWYENIAGDDLLQKVPDELQKQAIQFFAKARQRNHLQVLHKMTELVDQQHQLLESPPLVVRVTTTSDRRPIQEALGQLIQDYFASLSVDRRLLLSRYRIIDVAHKVVGVGSVGTRCWVAYLEGVGADDPLFLQVKEAKPSVLASYSSVLCSDFVPDNHQGHRVVIGQRMIQGAPDIFLGWGEMNGIHYYIRQLRDMKGGIKLEPGKYRPASLPDYCGLCGWALALAHAKSGDAALLAGYMGKSEALDDALVKFAFAYADQTERDYEQLALAAKQGRIPVASEF; encoded by the coding sequence ATGCGAATTTCTCCAAACCTTTCCCCCAACAATTCCTTTGACGATCGCCTTTCTCCCCCATCCCAGTCCAGCTATCTTTCCATCACAGAGCGGATTGCGGCTGGAAAAGCGTTGCGCCAGCAGGTCAAGCGTTCCGTCCATGCTGAGTATTGTCCGCCCAGCGATCCGCCTGGGGCGGCTGCGCGAAGCGGTCGCGATCCGGTTGCCGTTCTGGAAGCGCAGGCAAAAACCCGCATACCGGGATTGGTTCCCATTCGCTATGCCCGGATGCTGACCTCTCCGTTTGCCTTTCTGCGGGGCGGGGCAGCAATTTTTATTCAGGATATTGCCAGTGCGCCGACGACAGGTATCCAGGTTCAGGCTTGCGGCGATCTGCACGTCAGTAATTTTGGCTTGTTTGCCTCCGCTGAACGCAATCTGGTTTTTGGGATCAACGATTTTGATGAAACCTATCCGGGAGCCTGGGAATGGGATCTGAAGCGGCTGGTGGCGAGTGCGGTGGTGGCGGGGCGACATTTGGGAGGCGATCGGGCAACTTGCGAAAATGCGGTGCGGGCAACGGTGCGTTCCTATCGGCGACATCTCCAGGACTATGCAGAAATGAGCTACCTGGATTTGTGGTACGAAAACATTGCGGGGGATGACCTGCTACAAAAGGTGCCGGATGAGCTGCAAAAGCAGGCGATCCAGTTTTTTGCCAAGGCAAGACAGCGCAACCATCTTCAGGTGCTGCACAAAATGACTGAACTGGTCGATCAGCAGCATCAGCTCCTTGAATCCCCGCCGCTGGTGGTTCGCGTTACCACAACATCCGACCGTAGACCGATTCAGGAAGCCTTGGGGCAGCTCATACAGGATTACTTTGCATCTCTCAGCGTCGATCGCCGTCTGCTGCTGTCGCGCTATCGCATCATTGATGTGGCGCATAAGGTCGTCGGCGTCGGGAGTGTGGGAACCCGCTGCTGGGTAGCTTATTTGGAGGGCGTGGGGGCAGATGATCCGCTGTTTCTGCAAGTTAAAGAGGCAAAGCCTTCCGTGCTGGCTTCCTACTCCAGCGTCCTGTGCAGCGATTTTGTGCCAGATAACCACCAGGGACATCGCGTGGTGATTGGACAGCGGATGATTCAGGGTGCGCCGGATATCTTCCTGGGCTGGGGCGAGATGAACGGTATTCACTACTATATTCGCCAGTTGCGGGATATGAAGGGCGGCATCAAGCTGGAACCGGGTAAATATCGCCCTGCTTCGTTACCAGACTACTGCGGACTCTGCGGCTGGGCACTGGCGCTGGCTCATGCAAAATCGGGCGATGCGGCATTGCTGGCGGGCTATATGGGCAAAAGCGAAGCCCTGGACGATGCGCTGGTCAAATTTGCCTTTGCCTACGCCGACCAGACCGAGCGGGACTACGAACAGCTTGCCCTTGCCGCAAAACAGGGACGAATTCCGGTTGCCAGCGAGTTTTAG
- a CDS encoding late competence development ComFB family protein, whose translation MGTYKNIMEMLVEEEVIRQCKALPSRSSSYFNSEELIAYALNQLPPLYATSEQGLQYQLQKGRAKFGPQITQAVQRAIAAVRRDPLRRNTPLEKGQAVPLNNVLQQMRQLLRDEDIEWETLPMAVERAIKRVAFRAARGASANPVTSGAANQAPTPDRTATVSRSSQVRAAAETRPNSEGLTDDAVAEYGWDNPLYFSR comes from the coding sequence ATGGGCACTTACAAAAACATAATGGAAATGCTGGTTGAGGAGGAAGTGATCCGCCAGTGTAAAGCGCTTCCTTCCCGTTCCTCTAGCTACTTCAACTCTGAAGAGCTGATCGCCTATGCCCTGAATCAACTGCCGCCGCTTTATGCCACCAGTGAACAGGGTTTACAGTACCAGCTGCAAAAAGGACGGGCAAAGTTTGGACCGCAAATTACGCAAGCAGTTCAGCGGGCGATCGCGGCAGTCCGGCGTGATCCTCTGCGTCGCAATACGCCCCTGGAGAAAGGACAGGCAGTTCCCCTGAACAACGTGCTTCAGCAAATGCGGCAGCTGCTTCGAGACGAAGACATTGAATGGGAAACGCTGCCGATGGCAGTTGAACGAGCGATCAAACGGGTTGCTTTCCGGGCTGCCCGTGGTGCATCCGCGAATCCTGTTACCAGTGGCGCTGCGAACCAAGCCCCTACCCCCGATCGCACAGCAACGGTCAGTCGCTCCTCCCAGGTTAGAGCCGCTGCGGAAACTCGCCCCAATTCAGAAGGGTTAACGGATGATGCAGTTGCAGAATACGGCTGGGACAACCCACTATATTTTTCTCGCTAG
- a CDS encoding FAD-dependent oxidoreductase: MSQSPLRQLALFAFLIPVGATGLLGALQYYSWGGTVTPISSAASVPDNSAKSLDPEGIDRLVNRMNGRPTLKPLPEAKEVWECEVVVLGGTMGGVSAAAQSMRSGAKTCLIELTPWLGGQISSQGVSALDESVSMNARGNLSPDWIDFKRLVKDQQVEVPPWTNLASPQNTSDLNSCWVATLCFLPKAGEQASEQWLQQAATQSPESKWTTSTAFKGATFDPTGRLITSVYAVRRIPKNPGYVPLGRPSKELPVWYSWSPNDQFDKVPMRLQPPAGKQMIVIDATDTGEFLGWAGIPYRLGSEGRSTTSEYFASQQDNPDCTQAFTFPFGLGILDDGKASQQLLAQVQPGYPKAEHRAYFDMEGFPMFGSASVFNYRRILSTTSNDSRSDDPAPGDISMLNWNRGNDWPFMDPPLILNEKQITELGQHENWLGGLSLSALRHGEEHALLFAEWLMETQSKPGLPMTYLYGIDMPMGTASGLSMMPYIREGRRMLGRNGYGQVEFMLREADIRTDMRGGRDFRPTAIALTHYPIDMHGCRYRNQSETWEASSAPLKDEHLIKPIYIPLEAIVPQEVDNLLIGGKSIAASHIVNGATRLHYGEWVIGGAAGATAGWLANYNRRPNHPYLLPPEIIRKNYIGELQTKIRERGFTLDW, translated from the coding sequence GTGAGCCAATCTCCCCTTCGTCAACTCGCACTATTTGCCTTTCTGATTCCGGTCGGCGCAACGGGTCTGCTGGGCGCGCTTCAGTATTACTCCTGGGGTGGCACGGTCACGCCCATTTCCTCGGCGGCTTCGGTGCCCGACAACAGTGCCAAAAGCCTTGACCCTGAAGGGATCGATCGCCTGGTGAACCGGATGAACGGCAGACCGACGCTCAAGCCCCTTCCAGAAGCAAAGGAAGTCTGGGAATGTGAGGTCGTGGTGCTGGGCGGCACAATGGGGGGGGTCTCTGCGGCAGCTCAGTCGATGCGATCGGGGGCAAAAACCTGTCTGATTGAGCTGACTCCCTGGCTGGGCGGACAGATTAGCTCTCAGGGAGTGTCTGCCCTGGATGAGTCGGTGAGCATGAATGCGCGGGGCAACCTGTCGCCAGACTGGATTGATTTCAAACGATTAGTGAAGGATCAGCAGGTTGAAGTTCCCCCCTGGACAAATCTGGCTTCACCGCAAAATACCTCTGATTTGAACAGCTGCTGGGTCGCGACCCTGTGTTTTCTGCCCAAGGCAGGCGAACAAGCATCGGAACAGTGGCTTCAGCAGGCGGCAACCCAATCGCCGGAGAGCAAATGGACAACTTCCACTGCGTTTAAGGGCGCAACGTTCGATCCCACCGGACGGCTGATCACGTCGGTTTATGCGGTGCGTCGGATTCCGAAAAATCCGGGCTATGTGCCGCTGGGTCGTCCCTCAAAGGAGTTGCCCGTCTGGTACTCCTGGTCGCCTAACGATCAGTTTGATAAGGTGCCAATGCGCCTTCAGCCACCCGCTGGCAAACAAATGATTGTGATTGATGCTACGGATACGGGGGAGTTTCTCGGCTGGGCAGGGATTCCCTATCGGCTGGGTTCGGAGGGGCGGTCAACCACCAGCGAATATTTTGCCTCCCAGCAGGACAATCCAGATTGTACGCAAGCATTTACCTTCCCGTTTGGCTTGGGAATTTTGGACGACGGCAAAGCCAGTCAGCAGCTCCTCGCCCAGGTGCAGCCGGGGTATCCCAAAGCAGAACACCGCGCCTATTTCGACATGGAGGGCTTCCCCATGTTTGGCAGTGCCAGCGTGTTTAACTATCGCCGCATCCTCAGCACCACATCAAACGACTCGCGCAGCGATGATCCCGCTCCGGGCGACATTTCCATGCTCAACTGGAACCGGGGGAACGACTGGCCCTTTATGGACCCGCCCCTGATCCTGAACGAAAAGCAGATTACGGAGTTAGGGCAGCACGAAAACTGGCTGGGGGGACTTTCCCTGAGTGCGCTGCGCCACGGCGAGGAACATGCGCTGCTGTTTGCCGAATGGCTGATGGAAACCCAGTCCAAACCAGGACTGCCCATGACCTACCTCTACGGGATTGATATGCCGATGGGCACCGCTTCCGGGCTTAGCATGATGCCCTACATTCGGGAGGGACGGCGGATGCTCGGTCGGAACGGCTACGGTCAGGTGGAATTTATGCTGCGCGAAGCCGATATCCGTACCGATATGCGGGGCGGCAGAGATTTTCGTCCCACAGCGATCGCCCTCACCCACTACCCGATCGATATGCACGGATGCCGCTACCGCAACCAGAGCGAAACCTGGGAAGCCAGCAGTGCGCCCCTCAAGGACGAACATTTAATTAAACCGATCTACATTCCCCTGGAAGCGATCGTGCCTCAGGAAGTTGATAATTTGCTGATTGGCGGCAAGTCGATCGCCGCAAGCCATATTGTCAACGGCGCAACACGGCTCCACTACGGCGAGTGGGTCATTGGGGGAGCCGCAGGCGCAACGGCTGGCTGGCTGGCAAACTACAACCGTCGTCCCAATCATCCCTATCTACTGCCGCCGGAAATTATTCGCAAAAACTATATTGGGGAGCTGCAAACTAAGATCCGCGAACGGGGTTTTACGCTCGACTGGTAA
- a CDS encoding NADP-dependent oxidoreductase, with amino-acid sequence MKAVRIHAYGGSEVLQLEDVPLPSIAEDDVLIRVCAASVNPVDWKIREGYLKEFIPYPLPLTLGWDVSGVVESVGANVTNFKSGDEVYSRPNIERDGAYAEYIAVKASEVALKPKTIDHVEAAAVPLAAITAWHALFESAQLTAGQRVLIHAAAGGVGSYAVQLAHWKGAHVIGTASARNRDLVLELGADEVIDYQSTPFESAVDPVDVVFDTIGGEVQERSWQVLKPGGILVSVVSPPSEEKAAAHQCRSAYIFIQPRADWLTEMAKLIDAGQLRSIVETVLPLEQVAEAHRLSQSGRTRGKIVFQVS; translated from the coding sequence ATGAAAGCAGTCCGAATTCATGCCTATGGCGGTTCCGAAGTTCTGCAACTGGAAGACGTTCCCCTGCCCTCGATCGCCGAAGATGATGTTCTGATTCGGGTTTGTGCAGCGTCGGTTAATCCGGTGGACTGGAAGATCCGGGAAGGCTATCTGAAGGAGTTTATTCCCTACCCGCTGCCGCTGACTTTGGGCTGGGATGTCTCTGGCGTGGTGGAGTCCGTCGGTGCAAACGTCACGAATTTTAAGTCAGGCGATGAGGTTTATTCTCGCCCCAATATTGAACGGGATGGCGCGTATGCGGAATACATTGCGGTGAAAGCCTCGGAGGTTGCCCTCAAGCCAAAGACGATCGATCACGTTGAGGCAGCCGCAGTGCCCCTCGCAGCAATTACGGCATGGCACGCCCTGTTTGAATCCGCCCAACTCACGGCTGGACAGCGGGTTTTAATCCATGCGGCAGCGGGTGGGGTTGGCAGCTATGCGGTGCAGCTCGCCCACTGGAAAGGGGCGCACGTGATTGGCACGGCTTCCGCTCGCAATCGGGATCTGGTGCTGGAACTGGGTGCAGATGAAGTGATTGATTATCAGTCCACCCCGTTTGAATCTGCGGTTGATCCCGTCGATGTGGTGTTCGATACGATCGGCGGTGAGGTGCAGGAGCGTTCTTGGCAGGTGCTAAAGCCAGGGGGCATTCTGGTTTCGGTGGTGTCGCCGCCCTCCGAAGAGAAAGCAGCCGCGCATCAGTGCCGCAGTGCCTACATCTTTATTCAGCCCAGAGCCGACTGGCTGACGGAAATGGCAAAGCTAATCGATGCAGGTCAACTTCGATCGATCGTCGAAACAGTCCTTCCTCTGGAGCAGGTTGCGGAGGCACATCGGCTCAGCCAGAGTGGACGCACACGCGGCAAGATTGTGTTTCAGGTGAGCTAG
- a CDS encoding SulP family inorganic anion transporter, which produces MATITYSKPATNPVVSNLIAGAIMGLLTVTSAVSFGKVIFAGDLASVLPFGIGLLLFSSVIVSGVVGSLSSYPPLVVTIAEVTIPIFALLGKQVVEDMPGASAEQKLLTFVATLVVNSFATGIIFLALGKFKLGSFVRFIPYPVVGGFLAAIGALLLIAAFGSVSGLSLQPFSIAAFFQPNVLLQWFPALIFAVVMFVLPQRIHHVAVYPAILAAAVALFYLALSLGGISIADATERGWLLGTVPSGGLYQFATVQAFQQANWSVVFQQLPTMAAFWLVSSIALLLHINGVELVASRDLDLNRELNAAGIAWLIAGVGGGVGGFASAGENALSHELGATRRIVSWIIAAMCLAMMLGGAPILALFPNFILIGMPLLITIEFFNEWLYEAWFKFSRSDYAIILLIVLITVTVGFLQAIGAGLVAAIVLFVISYSQLNVTRRVSSGAYHHSNVLRTSEELEILEAEGEQAYIVELQGLIFFGTANKLLNQVRDRINHEDLPPVRYVVLDFRLVSGLDASAVLSFAKLKQVADQKQVHLLYTHLSAQAKRQLEQGDCLDENDPFCHAFSDLDRGLEWYEQQILLRHTPQSENSFSSPAAALASHLKTDFSDPKQVDRLMDLLEQRHLNEGDCLFRQGDLFDGLYFVAAGQVSVVLELSDGQMKRIRTYTVGNTIGEMGLYRRTVRIASVIADKPSVLYFLSSETFERIESSDPVLASNIHRFIVDLLAERLQHREEELKHLLESV; this is translated from the coding sequence GTGGCGACTATCACCTATTCCAAACCAGCAACAAATCCAGTGGTATCCAACCTGATTGCGGGGGCAATTATGGGTCTGCTGACGGTTACAAGCGCAGTCTCGTTTGGCAAGGTGATCTTTGCGGGGGATCTGGCTTCCGTCCTTCCCTTTGGCATTGGGCTGCTGCTGTTCAGTTCAGTGATTGTTAGCGGGGTTGTGGGTTCGCTCAGTTCCTATCCGCCCCTGGTTGTCACGATCGCCGAAGTGACCATTCCCATCTTTGCCCTACTGGGTAAGCAGGTTGTGGAGGATATGCCGGGGGCATCGGCAGAACAAAAGCTGCTGACGTTTGTAGCGACCCTGGTGGTCAATAGCTTTGCTACCGGAATTATCTTTCTGGCGCTGGGTAAATTCAAGCTGGGCAGTTTTGTCCGCTTTATTCCCTATCCGGTGGTAGGCGGCTTCCTGGCGGCGATCGGCGCACTCCTCCTGATTGCGGCATTCGGGTCAGTATCAGGTTTGAGTTTGCAGCCTTTCTCGATCGCGGCATTCTTTCAGCCCAATGTGCTGCTGCAATGGTTCCCGGCGCTAATTTTTGCGGTGGTGATGTTTGTTTTGCCCCAGAGAATCCATCACGTTGCGGTCTATCCGGCAATTCTGGCGGCGGCGGTTGCGCTGTTCTATCTGGCACTATCGCTCGGCGGCATTTCGATCGCGGATGCTACGGAACGAGGCTGGCTCCTGGGAACGGTGCCCTCCGGTGGGCTCTATCAGTTTGCAACGGTGCAGGCATTCCAGCAGGCAAACTGGAGCGTGGTGTTTCAGCAGTTGCCTACAATGGCGGCTTTCTGGCTGGTTTCCTCGATCGCCCTGCTGCTGCATATCAACGGGGTAGAGCTGGTTGCTTCTCGCGATCTGGACTTAAATCGGGAACTGAATGCGGCGGGAATTGCCTGGCTGATTGCCGGAGTGGGTGGCGGTGTGGGCGGGTTTGCCAGTGCGGGAGAGAATGCCCTGTCCCATGAACTGGGAGCCACTCGGCGAATCGTAAGCTGGATTATCGCGGCAATGTGTCTGGCAATGATGCTGGGCGGTGCGCCGATCCTGGCGCTGTTCCCCAACTTTATTCTGATTGGAATGCCGCTGCTGATCACGATCGAATTCTTTAACGAATGGCTCTACGAAGCCTGGTTTAAGTTCTCCCGCTCGGACTACGCGATCATTCTGCTGATTGTGCTGATCACCGTGACGGTGGGCTTCCTTCAGGCGATCGGGGCAGGGCTGGTGGCGGCGATCGTACTGTTTGTGATCAGCTACAGCCAGCTCAATGTGACGCGGCGGGTTAGCTCTGGGGCATACCATCACAGCAATGTGCTGCGAACCTCTGAGGAACTGGAAATCCTGGAGGCTGAGGGCGAGCAGGCGTATATTGTGGAACTGCAAGGGCTGATCTTCTTTGGCACCGCCAATAAACTGCTGAATCAGGTGCGCGATCGAATTAACCACGAAGATTTGCCGCCCGTGCGCTATGTGGTTCTGGATTTCCGGCTGGTGAGCGGACTGGATGCCTCAGCGGTTCTCAGTTTTGCCAAGCTCAAACAGGTTGCCGACCAGAAGCAGGTGCATTTGCTGTACACCCACCTCTCCGCCCAGGCAAAGCGGCAACTGGAGCAGGGAGACTGCCTGGACGAAAACGATCCGTTCTGCCACGCCTTTTCGGATCTCGATCGCGGGCTGGAGTGGTACGAGCAGCAAATTCTCCTGCGACATACTCCCCAATCCGAAAATAGCTTTTCCTCTCCCGCGGCTGCCCTGGCTTCCCACCTCAAAACCGACTTCTCTGACCCCAAACAGGTCGATCGCCTGATGGATCTGCTGGAACAGCGGCACTTAAATGAGGGAGATTGTTTATTCCGCCAGGGCGATCTGTTCGACGGGCTATATTTTGTCGCCGCCGGACAGGTGAGCGTGGTGCTGGAATTGAGCGACGGACAGATGAAGCGGATTCGCACCTACACGGTGGGGAATACGATCGGGGAGATGGGACTGTATCGCCGCACGGTTCGCATTGCCTCCGTGATTGCGGATAAGCCGAGCGTGCTGTACTTCCTGTCGTCGGAAACCTTTGAGCGCATCGAATCCTCAGATCCGGTTCTGGCGTCTAATATTCACCGCTTTATTGTGGATCTGCTGGCAGAGCGGCTTCAGCACCGGGAGGAGGAGTTAAAACATTTGCTGGAATCGGTTTAG
- a CDS encoding YihY/virulence factor BrkB family protein, whose protein sequence is MMDYIRSTLLPSKPAQLLIKTGMKWNQDNCAGMAASLSYFSLFSLFPMLLVVLSIIGRLIAPGTEAFEQIQEGVERFLPPEVHDLIKETVIALGQNSVGAGLIGFGFLLWTASAVFSILRDSVNRIWRSPLHGMPTHPPNQNSGSVTGMVLSFAANRLFAFLLVLGTAFLLMASLMVNLAVKTILKLVTTFQETFAFIQIDELLLSRGLQTSSSLLLLALAICVLYKILPSVYVAWGDIWLGALLVAVVLVGLQQLVSNSVISIGSHFLSYGVIGGVMILLLWIFLTCQIFLCGCVFSYVYAHLFGSRRRKDFNQSLESK, encoded by the coding sequence ATGATGGACTATATTCGATCGACCCTTCTGCCTTCTAAGCCTGCCCAACTCCTGATTAAAACTGGGATGAAATGGAATCAGGATAACTGTGCGGGAATGGCAGCGTCGCTGTCGTATTTTTCGCTGTTTTCCCTGTTTCCCATGCTGCTGGTCGTTTTGAGTATCATCGGTCGTCTGATTGCGCCGGGCACCGAGGCATTCGAGCAGATTCAGGAAGGCGTCGAAAGATTTTTGCCGCCGGAAGTTCATGACTTAATCAAGGAAACGGTCATTGCCCTGGGGCAAAACAGTGTAGGAGCCGGATTGATTGGCTTTGGTTTTCTCCTCTGGACGGCAAGTGCGGTCTTTTCTATCCTGCGGGATTCTGTGAACCGGATCTGGCGATCGCCTTTACACGGAATGCCCACCCACCCACCGAATCAAAATTCTGGGTCGGTGACAGGAATGGTGCTGTCCTTTGCGGCAAATCGGCTGTTTGCATTTCTGCTGGTACTCGGAACCGCCTTTTTGCTGATGGCTTCCCTGATGGTCAATCTGGCAGTTAAAACCATCCTCAAACTGGTGACAACTTTTCAGGAAACCTTCGCCTTTATCCAAATCGATGAACTGCTTTTAAGCAGAGGTCTACAAACTAGCTCCTCCCTACTGCTGCTGGCGCTAGCAATCTGCGTTTTGTACAAAATTCTGCCCTCGGTGTATGTTGCATGGGGCGATATCTGGCTGGGGGCGCTGCTGGTTGCTGTGGTGCTGGTGGGTCTTCAGCAGTTGGTCAGCAATAGCGTCATCTCGATCGGCAGTCATTTCCTGTCCTATGGGGTAATCGGCGGCGTCATGATTTTGCTGCTGTGGATTTTCCTCACCTGCCAGATTTTTCTATGTGGCTGCGTGTTCTCCTACGTTTATGCTCACCTGTTTGGCAGTCGTCGCCGCAAGGATTTCAACCAATCGTTAGAGTCTAAGTGA